From the genome of Tripterygium wilfordii isolate XIE 37 chromosome 6, ASM1340144v1, whole genome shotgun sequence:
CTCTGATGAAGAATACGAGGAAGAACGAagccaagaagaagaagaagatgaagagaccTACCATGAAGTGAAAGATGCAACCCCTGACAGATCCTCCTCCGGACGAAAACCTAAATCTCCTTCGTCGCTCGACGAGGTGGAGGCCAAACTCAAAGCTCTGAAGCTGAAATACCCATCTTCATCATCTCAACCACAGCCGCAAAACCCAAACCTAAAAAATGCCGTCAAGCTCTACCTGCACATCGGTGGCAATACACCAAAGGCGAAGTGGATCACCTCTGAGAAGCGAACCTGTTACTTCTTTATCAAGTCCTCCAAATTGGATGGTGATGGTAACGAAAATGAGGATGAAGACGAGGAAGAAAGTGAAGGCGAAGGTGATTCCTGGTGGGTCTTGAAGGTTGGTTCTAAAGTTCGAGCAATGGTTGGGTCAGAGATGCAATTGAAGACTTTTGGGGACCAACTTCGTGTTGATTTCGTAGCTAGGGGTGTTTGGGCTATGAAGTTCTTTAGTAGCGAGGATTATAGGGATTTTGTAACTAAGTACCAGGACTGTTTGTTTGAGAATACTTACGGGTATGAGGCAACAGAGGCAAACAGACTTAAGGTTTATGGGAAGGATTTTATGGGATGGGCGAAGCCTGATATAGCAGATGATTCTATGTGGGAGGATGCAGAGGATAGCATATTGAAGAGCCCTGAACCCGCAACGCCATTGAGGGAAAATCAAGATTTGAGGGAGGAGTTTGAGGAGGCGGCAAATGGAGGAATACAGAGCTTGGCATTGGGTGCATTGGATAACAGTTTCTTAGTGGGTGACACTGGAATTCAGGTGGTTAAGAATTTTAGCCATGGGATTCATGGGAAGGGTGTTTTTGTGAATTACGACAATGGGAGTTATCGAGGTGAGTCGAGTTTGGCACGCTCAGTGCAGAAGAAGGCGCTTCTTATGCGGGCTGAGACTAATATGTTGCTGATGAGTCCAATGAAGGAAGGGAAGCCTCATTCGACAGGGTTACATCAGCTTGATATTGAGACTGGTAAAATTGTTACTGAGTGGAAGTTTGAAAAGGATGGGACTGACATTACAATGAGGGATATTAGCAATGATAGCAAGGGAGCTCAGTTAGACCCATCAGGATCAACTTTTTTGGGATTGGATGATAATAGACTTTGTAGGTGGGATATGCGTGACCGCAATGGAATGGTACAGAATCTTGCAGCTGCTAGTTCCCCTGTTCTGAATTGGACTCACGGGCACCAGTTCTCCAGAGGGACTAACTTTCAGTCTTTTGCAACCACTGGCGATGGCTCAATTGTTGTTGGGTCTCTTGATGGGAAGATTAGACTATATTCAAGCGGTTCTATGAGGCAGGCAAAGACAGCTTTCCCGGGTCTTGGGTCACCTATCACCCATGTTGATGTTACCTTCGATGGGAAGTGGATATTGGGCACCACTGATACATATCTGATCCTCATCTGCACCCTCTTCACCGACAAAGACGGTAGGACAAAAACTGGCTTCAGTGGTCGCATGGGGAATAGGATTGCAGCTCCAAGATTGTTGAAGCTGACTCCTTTGGATGCACATTTAGCTGGAGGTGATAATAAGTTCCATAATGCTCAGTTTTCATGGGTAAGCATTCAGATTCTCTAAGTCATGCTTGCAATCACTTAGTTTATGTGAGTAAAAGTATTTATCTCCTTGTTTGAAGTTAGGAACGTAGTTTGAGTCTTTGGCCCAAGGTGTTGACCGGGCTAATTAATTACTCTTTGTCAGTTTTCAggaattatatatgttttgcctGCATTAATTGACATGTCGGAGAAGTGTTCTGTTCTTTGAACCAGATAACTGACAGTGGTTGCTGATCCTTTATGCTGTATGCCTTTTGCATATCTTGGATCAGAATATGATTTGGGAAGGTTTTTGGCTTATTGGCTATTGCAGACTAGAACATGTGCAATTATAAACACATCAGATTTGAATCATGTGATAAACTTCAATTTGGTACCGCATTAATGTATACTTATTCTAAAGTGTTCCTCCAAGGGAGTGGAGGTGTAGTTTCTTTGTCGGCTTTAGACTTTAGAGGTAAGTCTTTTGATTGATTAAAGCCGTCTATTAAATGTTATTTTCACTAAAATATTAGAAGTCTAGAGCTAATTGAATATTATTTAGCCAATAAGGTTTTCAACTATTGTTAGCACATATCAAATCTAGTATTTCTAAGCTGATTTGGTGATCATGATATTGGGGAAGCTTTACACATAGGAGTTGAGGTATTATTTCACTTTGCCTTGTGTCTATTAAGAAGGATTTCATATATGGTCTTGTCGCATTTGAAGATGCAAGGATGGTATCGTTAGATGGAATATGTTATGAAATTAAGGAACAGTATAATTTGTTGATAATTATAGAGACAGGGTAAAGGTTTGTTATTAGATGGTTTATTCCTAGGACCTGATTCTGTTTAGCCAACAAATACTCTCTTTCAGACACACACATACACGTTTAATTTGGAATGCTTTCCTGAAGAAGTTTCCCATTATTGCTCTTTGTCTAAGTTGGTCTGTTCTTGGCTTAAAGCATACTGATTTGTATTGCTGGCAGATAGCAGGAAGTGATGTTGTATATTGATTAGTTTTAAATGCTTGATGGAAATTATGTCTATAAGCGTATggaatttaattttattgagaATCTTGTTTCCTGCTGTTCAGTTCTATGGTAACCAAATAGTTTCATTtaataatttgacaaaaaatacTCCGTTTACCTAGCAAGTGTTATATGCACTCTTTTTGGGCCAGAAACATCCCCGTAGAGCTAATTCCTCGTGTCAGTCTCACATTTTCGTTACATTCTTATTGTTTTGGTTTCCTGCCATTAGGTTGGAGAAGTAGTACAGTTTGTACCTGCAGTCACTTGTAGAAATTAGACTCTGAAAGACCATTTTATCCATAAGTTTTGTCTAAAGTGAGTTTTGATGGtcgaaaacataaatttttgttATCTTCAGGAGTATAGAGATGAAAACCATCCTGGGTTTTGCAAATATCTTTTTTAGCCCCTCTAGTTTCCGAGGACAAATGCATCCCTATGTTTTCAAGTTATACATCATTTTTCCTCTGAAAAAAACTTTCAAGACGAAATTAGTGTGACGGAAAACACTTTTCTAATCTGTTGTGTAACTTGTGTTACAAAAAAATACTCAGGTTACCGAGAATGGGAAGCAGGAGCGCCATTTGGTTGCAACTGTGGGCAAGTTTAGTGTGATATGGAACTTCCAGCAGGTGAAGAATGGTTCCCACGAGTGCTATCTCAACCAGGAGGGCCTAAAAAGCTGCTACTGCTACAAGATAGTGCTCAAGGATGACTCCATCGTAGATAGTCGTTTCATGCATGAGAAATTTGCAGTCACTGATTCACCTGAAGCTCCACTGGTGATTGCAACTCCAATGAAAGTCAGCTCCTTCAGCATATCCAGCAGGCGATGACAAGCCGAGCATTGCCTTGATCACACATTCAATGCTATTGAATGTAGTTTAAAAGCCTTTAGCTAAACTCCTATATTGTATTTTAGATTGTTGTAGAATTAGGTTACTTTGGAAATTTGAACTACTGTATTGCTTGATAACCCTCGTGTATTACCTGTGATGAAGCGAAGTTGCTTCCTTATTGCGGCTAAAAGTGTTGTGTTCATTATTATTTCCTTCTTCTCTATCATTATTCAGATCGAGCTGCTTCGTAGCCTCGACAATTTATTTGACTGATAGAAAAGCAATCTTTTGAGGATTGCTGCTAAGACGGTTATTATGGCGGATGGTTGACTGAGCCAGGGTATCAGAGAACTGCTGTGGACTTTGATAATTCAATTTTTGTCTCAAAATGGACGTGGGCAGATTGTTGATCGCTATAGGTCTTGCTTTCCTAGTATGTATGAGGAGTGAGTTGGTTACTCCAGGGTCTGATTGACCTAAAATATAATAGAGGGAATAGAAAGATTTATCACAACGTAACAGTAACATAAAGCCTTTGCTCTAGGTGTCACATTGGCCGGTACTCCTCGGTGTGACTCAACAGGCATGACCCCGGGAATCTCAAGTGATCAAAGCACTTTGGGATACCGAGTAACACTCATTGTTGAACAAGAAGGAGATCTTTAGGGGATTCACCTCCATAAATCTCGCCAGcaattaaaaataatcaataattaAAAATCTATTTAAAAGGGGACCTCACTATTCACTATTTGTTAAAGAGAGAGCTCCAAATAATGTTTAGTCCGGTGTGTGTATTTCCAAAATTGTTAGGTGTTCCACTTAAAAACTTGGGTCAAAAATACCACATCGATTGATTCAAGTGTGTGTAGTATATAAGTCTAGTAAACCAAACATTTTTTTGCCCTTAGGGACGGTGTTTGGTTAGCTAGATTTATTGCTCTGTGTGTGTttgcttcaaaaaaaaaaaataccaagcAATCTTAATAACTTTATTGTCTACCGAACTAACTTGAACATCAGAGTGTCCTCCCTGAAGTACACCTCAGGGACCCCAAAGCTCATGTTTTCTACTCGTGCAGATACATAATAGCAACCTCGCGATCCCtagtttgatcaattgagagtCTGAGACACGAACCCAATAGCCAGATACTGACCCGTCAATGAGTCGGTTCGATTTTGCATGTCATCAACTTCAAAAGAAGGTTAAATGAAGTATCAAACTCTCCACTCCATCGCAATTCAGAACCTAGAAAGAATTCCAAATAATCCTACACAAACAGAAACCAAAAAAGGAGCGCAAATTCTTTCTTAAAGCACTCTCATGGAGATTTTACAAGAGTTGAAATTAATATGGTACAAACCTATACATCATAGGATCACCTTATTATGCCTCCTTCAAACCCACCCCCATACATTCCTTCCGGTGAGCAAAAATATAATTCAATCCAGTTATCATACATGAAATAATCACCAGCATTTACATTTGAATAAAATTCGGTAGGATCTCATCCACCACTGGAATGATGAGAACAGAGCCCAACAAAAAGTGGTAAACTCACCAAAGATACACGTGCATTTACTTTAAATGAAGAGTTATGTCGACTTATTTGATTGTGCCCTTCTTCTgcccaaaaacattaaaattcGAGGGAAAAAtgacttctttttcttcaagGCTTTCACATCTGGAGAGGAATCATTTTCACTGTTACTTGTCCGAACATATGCATTTGGACTCGGTGCATAAGGAGCAGAAGCATCTGCTGCCTGATCAAAGTTGTTTGAttcttttttcccctcaaaACTTGGTCTTGGGCTCTTAATGGGGTCTGCAACTCCTTGACCAGCTTCTCTAGCCTTTCGTCGTTGCTCATGCTCAGCCCTCCACCTCCTTAGTTCCTGCTCGACACCCAACTTTCCTTCCTTGGCCTTCTCAGCTTTGTCCATTGCGATTCTTAATGCTTCCTTTCTTGCAGCCATCTCCTGATTCACTTCTTCCAACTTCTCTGAGGTTTTCAACTCAGATGCCTTAGCCACCTCAATTTGCAACATGGCAGCTGCCACCCTCATGTTAGCCTGCTCCTCTGCCTCACGGGCACGTTTGCTGAGCTCATAGTAATCATCTAATGAAAGCGTTACACCAGTAGGTGAATCCACATCATTTGTGCTTTGTGCAGATTCACTCTCTTGTAATGCTTTGATAGCTGCTAAAGCCAACTTTTCTGAAGCCTTAGCAGCCTCTGTCTCCTTTTGGGCTGCAAGTAATCTGCTTTCCATTGTACTTGCTCCAGCCTTTGCTTGCTCTGCCTCTTCCTTTGCCTTGCGCAGCTCCTCACGAGCTATTTGAGCTAGTAACTTGGCCTCGTCAGCCTCCAGTGCAGCTTCCTGTAGCTCCTTGGGAAGCTCCACCATTTTTTCCCTGGCTTCTTTCTCCTGCATCTGCACTAAAGTTGTTTCGGACTCTGTTTTAACCAGCTCAGCTTCAAGAGATGCGACTGCCACTGATGCCATACCTTCTCTTTGCCTAATGGTGGCAAGAGCTGACTTTTCACTTTCTAGTTCTGTTTGTAATGACATGGCAGCTACCTTGAGGATATTTACTTCAGCAGTTGCTTTCCCAATTTTAAGCTTAACTTCTTCAAGTCCCTTGGTCGCTGAAGCAACTGCCGCTTGTATATCAGTGTGAGTTTTCTTCTCCAGTCCTGTTTCATCTTTTGAGTGTCCATCAGTTTCTTTCTTCAACATCGACTCCATATAAGCTGCTAGTTCGGCTTTCAAATCAAGAAGCAAGGCTGAAGAAGTGTCTAATTTTGTTTTGAGATCCTTGGATGAAAGAATCTGCTGGTTAAGTCTTTGGAGTTCCTCTTCTGCCTGCTTCAACTCCTTCTCCCAGTGAAGGGCATCTTGTTCCCTGGCTAGGGCAGCTCCTATTCTTTGTTCTTCTGCCTCCAAATGGGTAGCATGTGCAGACTCGAGGGTCTCTTTTGTGGCAATCAGCTCAATGGTCAGTTCTTCCACTGTCCTCTCAACCTCTTTTGATGCAGAAATGGCCTCTTCAGCTTTCTTCATTGTGACATCTTTCTCAGTCACCAAAGAAGCGTATTCCTTTCGCAGTGAGTCCAGTTCGTTTTTTACCAATGTTAGCTCTGAAACTGCAGAAGTATACCTGGCTTTGGCAACCTCAAGCTGTGCTTTGGCTGCAACACTAGCATCGTCAGCAATCCCTTGTTCCATCTCTTCTACCCTGAGCTTAGCAAGTTCAGAGTCTTGTTTTGCTTGATATTCTTCAGTCTGCACCCTCTCCAGGTTGAGCTTTAGTTCTTCGATAAGCCTCTTTGTGCTATCCAGCTCCTGAAAAACTTGTTGTTTTGCCTCTTCAGCAGCCTCGGATCGTTTCTTATACTCGGGCATCTCCTCCTGTATTTGCTCAAGTTCTTCCTCCATAAGCTTGCGTCGCTATACAGTCAGGACAAATTCGCAGTCAAGTTTTAGAGAGTGAAGACAAAGATCTGCGTTAATATTGTTCGTGCAAAAAGATTCATTGAATCACGGAAAATATGGAGTGAAAAATGCAATGAAATAAAAGTAAGCTTTATTTGTTGGGAAAATCTAAGCGTATGCTGTTATCTTGAAACAAATCAGAATAGATCAAATATAACTCCTCCCTTGGACTGGTAATACTTGAGAGGAACCTTTTCAGCTTTTCTACATGAAATTAAGTATCTATCCTCTTGCTGGGTATTCTCCCTCTTGGTGCCcctttaataaaaaagaaaagaaattatctATCCATCtagaaattttaaattttcagttaagtagaaaaaagaagaagcaaaagacATTATCGGCAACGATTTGCATTGATCATTTACAGTAGCAATCAATGACATAAAATTCTCATCAGTTGAATTGAAGCAGTAAATTGTTGCTTTTAAGAGTGTATGTTTTGCAGACTATACCCCTCACTAATGCAGCAACACCAAAACCAGCTACATGCTGTCATATCCACAACCACCAGCAACTCTGCTGTGGCAACTTCTACTGCAGAATACAGATTTTACCGCACAGCCCTATTATCAGGATTAACAGAACCATCTCAGCTCATGTAGACAACCGCCATacctttatttttaaattatgaaAACCAGAAACAGTGATTCTCCTTTAACTACATCATACTATCGATATAATTATTCATGTACTTCCTCCCAGAAGTCCTTATAAAAGATCAACTCCATAAGAATTCTCATATGTGGCTCCTTATCTAACAACAGGAGAACTCTCATGGAAATATTCCAGGTGCAACCTTTCCATTTTTCCAGAAATATGTGGGGCAGTGGGGAGATCTATGATCATAATGTCAAGAACTTAAAAATTATCAAGAAATAGCTATTACACTGACATTTTTCTTAAGGAAAATGATTTAAGTATGACCAGAAGAGTGTCAAAAAAATTTCTCTGCGCTCAACCCTTTCTCACCAGCCTCAAGGATGGCCACCATATAGGTTTAATTCTGATGCTAAAACTTTTACTACCACCCTCACTACTCCACAGCTATTATGAAAACCTACAATAATACCAATACCCAAGATTGCCACCAGCACTATTCTACTGCCAATGCTCCTCCAAAATTCACAATCTCTATGGAACTTCAGTAGTTTCCATAATCATAAGAACCAAGCAATTAAACAAAGCACTTCCTTCTCATCTCACAACATTCCACAAAGAACAACCTTGGTATCTAAATAAATAAGCTAAAAACGTAGCATTAATTTGCATGAAACAACAAGAATGCAAAAGAGTGAAAGCATATATACGAGAATGATGCATGAAATCTCAACCAAACGATGATTCAAAGGGTTCATCAATAAAATCCACAAAATGATTTTACTACCAATGGAAAAAACAAATGTACCTCTACAGTTTGGAGTCTATGTGCTTTCCAATCTACAATTCCTCCAAACTTGGAAACTGCTTGTTTGACAGATTCAAAAGGAGCTGTTGTATCAATAAGACCTCTTTTTGCATCCATCTGTTTCACTTGTTTAGGAGAATCAACAGATTTTGGTGAACTGATATCGATACTTGAAACCTTATGGGACAAACCAAGGTCACCAGACTTCACTCTTACCTTAGGAGAGGAAGCAGAAGGTGTAACCGTTTCACCAATGGAGGGGCTTCCTATAGAACAATCATCTTGATTTGTGGTTCTGACGGCAATACTAGGAAGCTCGGCATATGGCAGAGTGAGCTCATCAGCTTCAACTCTTACATTGGGAGAGGAAACAGAAGGAATATTCATGCCATCAATAATGGCCTGAGGGTTTTCAATGGAATAGGCATCCTCAGATTTCTGTCCACCGGTGAAATTCTCTGTGGCGGTAGTTTTTGTATCTTGCATTTGAGTGCCCTGATGTTCTGTCAACATGACATCAATGGTTGAAGTTGACACAGAACTTTCCTTTGCAATTTGATCTTGATCAACATATGGATTATGAGTACCATCTTGTGAAGTTTCCTCAAGGGGAAATTGACTTTCAGATTCTAATTGTCCATTTGTAACTGGAATCAATGGAACTTCACTATGGTCATCATCATGGGGCGATAAAGTAGGTTCTGGAGGATGCATCTCCCCAGCAATTGTCACATCCTCCATTCCAGGAAGTAAGCAGTGCCACAAGGTTATCTGAATTTACGTACGCAGAAACTagatcagcaaaaaaaaaaaaaaagctgaatatttctggaaaataaaatttataacaatattttttgcCTTAAAATTTATGCATTGTAGCAATGTTTctggaaaataaaatttataacaCAGCTTGAACTTAAATTGATGATGATAATCTTCACAATTTAATTCTACAGAAATAACATTCAAGATATCAAACCcgaatttgaaaaacaaaacaatgcgCAGAACCAGAGAGAACCAGTGCCGCTCATTTTATGAAGGTTTAATTAACATAAAGTTCAAtcaacaaaaaacaatgaagataTAATTACGATAAAAATAATTTGGCCAAAAGAGCCAATAGTAAAATCTGCTAATATGGTATCTCCATATTCTTTCCCAGTTATTTAcatttatgttgttttttttttcctaccacTCTATGCTTCTGCGATCTTGTGCACATCATATCGTTTAACAAAACCGAATTGCAGGTTTAAGTATATGATCAAAAGAAGTGGATGGATACATTTTCTAATGAACAATGCCATATAGTTCCTTGTTGCATCACAAGCAGTTAACCTCCTATATATGCAGCTAAATTATGCAGCACAAACATCGCCACACCTAATCAGGTATCTATAGCTAAACTTTAATGAGATTCCATACCTATTCCAATTCTTAGATTCTAGCCATTAATTCAAACCAACAAACTAAGCTTCCTTTACACGATCCACCCAAAATTTCAATCTCGTCAATCCTTACTTATATCTTAGAATCAAAGTTCATGGAATTTCAAATCCGAGACAGAATTCGCAATACAGAGATGCATAGAAAATCGAAAACTCAGAATTCAAGCATAGATTAGTGGAAGCCAAGTTAATAGTAGcgataattataaaaaaaaagagccaaGAGAGAAGTAAAAGGAAGAAGAACGTACCCGGCGTAAAACCAGAAACAACAGAGAGGGAAAGAGGTGATCGGAAATTAATGAAGTTGTGGAGAATCAATCAGAGATTACTTCAAATTCCAAATTAGAAGAAGCTTAAAAATAGACTTAGATCCTTGCCCTGTCCTTCCGTGAAATCCGCGAGCCGGAGCGTTATTAGCTGGACCTTTTGGTTCAGGAGCTGCTTTTTTAATCAAACGCAGTCAAACCCATTACCGCTGTAACTAAAAAAAGGTTAAATTcgcaacaaaagcaaaagatgCACAATTATTTCTGTGCTTTAGTGATTGATCGATGCCTTTAATTAATTCTGCAAAGTTAAGGACCCTCGTTAAACTATTAATTAAGGGGCTGACACATCACACAAAGTACTGAAGTAGTGCTGCCACGCCACGCCAATCGCTCACCTCCTCGCATCATCAGACATCAGGCCTTTGGATCATGTGTTGTAGCGGAGGAGCAATTGGCTGGTCCATTGGTCGCCCCAGCCCATTTGGCTAATGAATGAAGACGCCCATTAGCTGAGACCGGTGGCGGGTTGCCGGTAGATCAATGACTAAATTTGGGTTTGCCACATGGATGCTTGTTGTGGATCATGATTACAAGCCcaattactaaatcaaataatccaaataacacATAAAGTGCGCCTAAGATTCAGCGTCCAATAGACCGAGAGTTCCTATCTTTTTCTTGGAAGATTATTACCATTTCCATCCGAAATTACAAGGCATCCCTTCTCTGTATGATAAAGTTGTCGCAGATCATATCCGCAAGAATAACATTTTTCCCCCATAAGATCTCGTGACAAGGTCAAACAAGGAGATGTAAGCAACCTAAAGTGTGGGGGCTAGGGTGGCATGGAACTTGGAAGTCCACAGATGGCAAGCAGTGCGCAGTGAAGTTGGTTGGAACAATGAGCTGACCTACTTGTTATGCCTCTCAAAAGTATGAAATATGTCCTCTGCCTTCTGAACCTCTCATTGTCACTTGGGGTAATGTCTGCCAACACATCATACTTTAACAACTTCCTGGATGTGTTGAGAGTGGCTTTTACCAGGTGGAATAAAAATCAGATCTTCCCATCCAGAGTTCTTCTCACTCATCTGTATCAAGACAAAgaacataataaatccaaaattattttttttacatgatgTAAAGCTAATCAAGTAATCAGGCCATTACCTCCACTTTCTTCAAGACATCTTCTAAACTCCCGACctgatcaaacaaataaataaaataatgatgtaGAAGAAATGTACCCACAAAAGGGCATGATATAAATACAAGAAAAGTACCCAAAAAATACATGAATACATTACTTACAGATCATACCTATTTGTGTCCACACTCCACATAACTTAGCATAAAGCagaattttcttcaattatAGGTTTAAAGCATTATCTCAACATAGCTTTTAGTTCATCAATTCCTCGCTATCGAGTTCAATCCATTTTTGCCACGACTCATCACCAAAAtctcaaaattattttgaaaggTTTCGAAAGAATTTTCTAAATCTATGAAAAATATTGCCGCATAACTTTAAGTTGTTGATTTGTTCACACGAAAGCAACATAAAACTAAAGATACATTTTGGCCTCAAAACATCAAATGAAAATGCGTGTCGGCATGTGCATTGCACATTCATATAAGCATATAAAAGCCTCACTGGAAACAAGAAATGACCAAGTGACCAACATACAATTGTGAGAGGTTATACTGCTCCAAATTTGTGATTTATCTTTTGACACTTCACGTAGAACCCACACACTTGCTATACACAGAAAAGGAAAGTGGTTGAATGATATATACCATAATATGTTGAGAAGCACCTGGTCCT
Proteins encoded in this window:
- the LOC119999224 gene encoding protein CYPRO4, which translates into the protein MGGANSRENLEISDSDEEYEEERSQEEEEDEETYHEVKDATPDRSSSGRKPKSPSSLDEVEAKLKALKLKYPSSSSQPQPQNPNLKNAVKLYLHIGGNTPKAKWITSEKRTCYFFIKSSKLDGDGNENEDEDEEESEGEGDSWWVLKVGSKVRAMVGSEMQLKTFGDQLRVDFVARGVWAMKFFSSEDYRDFVTKYQDCLFENTYGYEATEANRLKVYGKDFMGWAKPDIADDSMWEDAEDSILKSPEPATPLRENQDLREEFEEAANGGIQSLALGALDNSFLVGDTGIQVVKNFSHGIHGKGVFVNYDNGSYRGESSLARSVQKKALLMRAETNMLLMSPMKEGKPHSTGLHQLDIETGKIVTEWKFEKDGTDITMRDISNDSKGAQLDPSGSTFLGLDDNRLCRWDMRDRNGMVQNLAAASSPVLNWTHGHQFSRGTNFQSFATTGDGSIVVGSLDGKIRLYSSGSMRQAKTAFPGLGSPITHVDVTFDGKWILGTTDTYLILICTLFTDKDGRTKTGFSGRMGNRIAAPRLLKLTPLDAHLAGGDNKFHNAQFSWVTENGKQERHLVATVGKFSVIWNFQQVKNGSHECYLNQEGLKSCYCYKIVLKDDSIVDSRFMHEKFAVTDSPEAPLVIATPMKVSSFSISSRR
- the LOC119999898 gene encoding protein WEAK CHLOROPLAST MOVEMENT UNDER BLUE LIGHT 1-like isoform X2, encoding MEDVTIAGEMHPPEPTLSPHDDDHSEVPLIPVTNGQLESESQFPLEETSQDGTHNPYVDQDQIAKESSVSTSTIDVMLTEHQGTQMQDTKTTATENFTGGQKSEDAYSIENPQAIIDGMNIPSVSSPNVRVEADELTLPYAELPSIAVRTTNQDDCSIGSPSIGETVTPSASSPKMDAKRGLIDTTAPFESVKQAVSKFGGIVDWKAHRLQTVERRKLMEEELEQIQEEMPEYKKRSEAAEEAKQQVFQELDSTKRLIEELKLNLERVQTEEYQAKQDSELAKLRVEEMEQGIADDASVAAKAQLEVAKARYTSAVSELTLVKNELDSLRKEYASLVTEKDVTMKKAEEAISASKEVERTVEELTIELIATKETLESAHATHLEAEEQRIGAALAREQDALHWEKELKQAEEELQRLNQQILSSKDLKTKLDTSSALLLDLKAELAAYMESMLKKETDGHSKDETGLEKKTHTDIQAAVASATKGLEEVKLKIGKATAEVNILKVAAMSLQTELESEKSALATIRQREGMASVAVASLEAELVKTESETTLVQMQEKEAREKMVELPKELQEAALEADEAKLLAQIAREELRKAKEEAEQAKAGASTMESRLLAAQKETEAAKASEKLALAAIKALQESESAQSTNDVDSPTGVTLSLDDYYELSKRAREAEEQANMRVAAAMLQIEVAKASELKTSEKLEEVNQEMAARKEALRIAMDKAEKAKEGKLGVEQELRRWRAEHEQRRKAREAGQGVADPIKSPRPSFEGKKESNNFDQAADASAPYAPSPNAYVRTSNSENDSSPDVKALKKKKSFFPRILMFLGRRRAQSNKST
- the LOC119999898 gene encoding protein WEAK CHLOROPLAST MOVEMENT UNDER BLUE LIGHT 1-like isoform X1, which translates into the protein MEDVTIAGEMHPPEPTLSPHDDDHSEVPLIPVTNGQLESESQFPLEETSQDGTHNPYVDQDQIAKESSVSTSTIDVMLTEHQGTQMQDTKTTATENFTGGQKSEDAYSIENPQAIIDGMNIPSVSSPNVRVEADELTLPYAELPSIAVRTTNQDDCSIGSPSIGETVTPSASSPKVRVKSGDLGLSHKVSSIDISSPKSVDSPKQVKQMDAKRGLIDTTAPFESVKQAVSKFGGIVDWKAHRLQTVERRKLMEEELEQIQEEMPEYKKRSEAAEEAKQQVFQELDSTKRLIEELKLNLERVQTEEYQAKQDSELAKLRVEEMEQGIADDASVAAKAQLEVAKARYTSAVSELTLVKNELDSLRKEYASLVTEKDVTMKKAEEAISASKEVERTVEELTIELIATKETLESAHATHLEAEEQRIGAALAREQDALHWEKELKQAEEELQRLNQQILSSKDLKTKLDTSSALLLDLKAELAAYMESMLKKETDGHSKDETGLEKKTHTDIQAAVASATKGLEEVKLKIGKATAEVNILKVAAMSLQTELESEKSALATIRQREGMASVAVASLEAELVKTESETTLVQMQEKEAREKMVELPKELQEAALEADEAKLLAQIAREELRKAKEEAEQAKAGASTMESRLLAAQKETEAAKASEKLALAAIKALQESESAQSTNDVDSPTGVTLSLDDYYELSKRAREAEEQANMRVAAAMLQIEVAKASELKTSEKLEEVNQEMAARKEALRIAMDKAEKAKEGKLGVEQELRRWRAEHEQRRKAREAGQGVADPIKSPRPSFEGKKESNNFDQAADASAPYAPSPNAYVRTSNSENDSSPDVKALKKKKSFFPRILMFLGRRRAQSNKST